In Salmo salar chromosome ssa03, Ssal_v3.1, whole genome shotgun sequence, a single genomic region encodes these proteins:
- the LOC106600557 gene encoding MAU2 chromatid cohesion factor homolog isoform X1, with protein MATSGEAPESWYLALLGFAEHFRTSSPPKIRLCVHCLQAVFQFKPPQRVEARTHLQLGSVLYHHTKNTELARSHLEKAWFISQQIPQFEDVKFEAASLLSELYCQQILVDSAKPLLRKAIQISQQTPYWHCRLLFQLAQLHTLEKDLVSACDLLGVGAEYARVVGSEYTRALFLLSKGMLLLMERKLGEVHPLLTLCGTIVENWQGNPIQKESLRVFFLVLQVTHYLDAGQVKSVKPCLKQLQQCIQTISTLHDDEILPSNPADLFHWLPKEHMCVLVYLVTVMHSMQAGYLEKAQKYTDKALMQLEKLKMLDSSPILSTFQVILLEHIIMCRLVTGHKATALQEISQVCQLCAQSPRLFTNHASQLHTMLGLYCISVNCMDNAEAQFTAALRVSDLTTHQELWAFIVTNLASVYIREGNRHQELYSLLERINPDHNFPVSSHCLRAAAFYIRGLLSFFQGRYNEAKRFLRETLKMSNAEDLNRLTACSLVLLGHIFYVLGNHRESNNMVVPAMQLASKIPDMSVQLWSSALLKDLNKACGNTIDAHEAAQMHQNFSQQLLQDHIAACSLPEHNLISWTDGPPPVGQFQAQNGPTTSLASLL; from the exons ATGGCGACAAGCGGAGAAGCCCCGGAGTCTTGGTATCTGGCGCTGCTCGGATTTGCGGAACATTTTCGCACCTCAAGTCCCCCCAAGATCCGTCTCTGCGTCCACTGTCTGCAGGCGGTGTTTCAGTTTAAACCGCCGCAGAGGGTCGAAGCCCGAACTCATCTCCAGCTAGGCTCGGTACTCTACCACCACACCAAGAACACCGAACTCGCCCGGAGCCACTTGGAGAAAGCG TGGTTCATATCACAACAA ATCCCTCAGTTTGAAGATGTCAAATTTGAGGCTGCAAGTCTTCTGTCAGAGCTCTATTGCCAACAG ATTCTGGTTGACTCTGCAAAGCCCTTGCTGCGGAAGGCCATCCAGATCTCCCAACAGACTCCCTACTGGCACTGCAGATTACTCTTCCAACTGGCG CAACTGCACACGCTGGAGAAGGATCTAGTGTCAGCCTGTGACCTCCTGGGGGTCGGGGCAGAGTATGCCCGGGTAGTGGGCTCCGAATACACCAG AGCCCTCTTTCTTTTGAGTAAAGGAATG CTGCTGCTGATGGAGAGGAAGCTTGGGGAGGTGCACCCCCTGCTGACTCTGTGTGGGACCATCGTGGAGAACTGGCAGGGAAACCCCATCCAGAAGGAGTCCCTCAGGGTGTTCTTCCTGGTGCTGCAGGTCACACACTACCTGGATGCTGGACAG GTGAAGAGTGTGAAGCCATGTCTGAAGCAGCTGCAGCAGTGCATCCAGACCATCTCTACGCTCCACGACGATGAGATCCTACCCAGTAACCCTGCCGACCTGTTCCACTGGCTGCCCAAGGAGCACATGTGTGTCCTCGTCTACCTG GTGACGGTCATGCACTCCATGCAAGCAGGCTACCTGGAGAAGGCCCAGAAATACACAGACAAAGCACTCATGCAGCTGGAAAAGCTCAAAA TGCTGGACTCCAGCCCCATCCTCTCCACATTCCAAGTCATCCTACTGGAGCACATCATCATGTGTCGACTCGTCACTGGTCACAAGGCCACGGCACTGCAGGAG ATCTCTCAGGTGTGTCAGCTGTGCGCTCAGTCCCCAAGGTTATTCACCAACCACGCATCCCAGCTACACACCATGCTA GGTTTGTACTGCATCTCCGTGAACTGCATGGATAACGCAGAGGCGCAGTTCACTGCTGCCCTGCGGGTGAGTGAC CTGACGACGCACCAGGAGCTGTGGGCGTTCATCGTGACCAACTTGGCCAGCGTCTACATCAGGGAAGGCAACAGGCACCAGGAG CTTTATAGCCTGTTGGAGAGGATAAACCCAGATCATAACTTCCCTGTCAG CTCTCATTGTCTGCGAGCAGCAGCCTTCTACATCCGTGgactcctctccttcttccaggGACGATACAATGAGGCCAA GCGGTTCCTGAGGGAGACTCTGAAGATGTCCAATGCTGAAGACCTGAATCGTCTGACCGCATGCTCTCTGGTCCTACTGGGCCATATCTTCTATGTGCTGGGGAACCACCGG GAGAGCAACAACATGGTTGTTCCAGCTATGCAGTTGGCCAGCAAGATCCCCGACATGTCAGTCCAGCTCTGGTCCTCAGCTCTGCTCAAGG ATCTAAACAAGGCGTGTGGGAACACGATAGATGCCCACGAGGCGGCTCAGATGCACCAGAACTTCTCCCAGCAGCTCCTGCAGGACCACATCGCTGCCTGCAGTCTCCCTGAGCACAACCTCATCAGT TGGACGGATGGACCACCTCCAGTGGGCCAGTTCCAGGCCCAGAACGGACCCACTACCAGCCTGGCCAGCCTTCTCTGA
- the LOC106600557 gene encoding MAU2 chromatid cohesion factor homolog isoform X2 produces MATSGEAPESWYLALLGFAEHFRTSSPPKIRLCVHCLQAVFQFKPPQRVEARTHLQLGSVLYHHTKNTELARSHLEKAWFISQQIPQFEDVKFEAASLLSELYCQQILVDSAKPLLRKAIQISQQTPYWHCRLLFQLAQLHTLEKDLVSACDLLGVGAEYARVVGSEYTRALFLLSKGMLLMERKLGEVHPLLTLCGTIVENWQGNPIQKESLRVFFLVLQVTHYLDAGQVKSVKPCLKQLQQCIQTISTLHDDEILPSNPADLFHWLPKEHMCVLVYLVTVMHSMQAGYLEKAQKYTDKALMQLEKLKMLDSSPILSTFQVILLEHIIMCRLVTGHKATALQEISQVCQLCAQSPRLFTNHASQLHTMLGLYCISVNCMDNAEAQFTAALRVSDLTTHQELWAFIVTNLASVYIREGNRHQELYSLLERINPDHNFPVSSHCLRAAAFYIRGLLSFFQGRYNEAKRFLRETLKMSNAEDLNRLTACSLVLLGHIFYVLGNHRESNNMVVPAMQLASKIPDMSVQLWSSALLKDLNKACGNTIDAHEAAQMHQNFSQQLLQDHIAACSLPEHNLISWTDGPPPVGQFQAQNGPTTSLASLL; encoded by the exons ATGGCGACAAGCGGAGAAGCCCCGGAGTCTTGGTATCTGGCGCTGCTCGGATTTGCGGAACATTTTCGCACCTCAAGTCCCCCCAAGATCCGTCTCTGCGTCCACTGTCTGCAGGCGGTGTTTCAGTTTAAACCGCCGCAGAGGGTCGAAGCCCGAACTCATCTCCAGCTAGGCTCGGTACTCTACCACCACACCAAGAACACCGAACTCGCCCGGAGCCACTTGGAGAAAGCG TGGTTCATATCACAACAA ATCCCTCAGTTTGAAGATGTCAAATTTGAGGCTGCAAGTCTTCTGTCAGAGCTCTATTGCCAACAG ATTCTGGTTGACTCTGCAAAGCCCTTGCTGCGGAAGGCCATCCAGATCTCCCAACAGACTCCCTACTGGCACTGCAGATTACTCTTCCAACTGGCG CAACTGCACACGCTGGAGAAGGATCTAGTGTCAGCCTGTGACCTCCTGGGGGTCGGGGCAGAGTATGCCCGGGTAGTGGGCTCCGAATACACCAG AGCCCTCTTTCTTTTGAGTAAAGGAATG CTGCTGATGGAGAGGAAGCTTGGGGAGGTGCACCCCCTGCTGACTCTGTGTGGGACCATCGTGGAGAACTGGCAGGGAAACCCCATCCAGAAGGAGTCCCTCAGGGTGTTCTTCCTGGTGCTGCAGGTCACACACTACCTGGATGCTGGACAG GTGAAGAGTGTGAAGCCATGTCTGAAGCAGCTGCAGCAGTGCATCCAGACCATCTCTACGCTCCACGACGATGAGATCCTACCCAGTAACCCTGCCGACCTGTTCCACTGGCTGCCCAAGGAGCACATGTGTGTCCTCGTCTACCTG GTGACGGTCATGCACTCCATGCAAGCAGGCTACCTGGAGAAGGCCCAGAAATACACAGACAAAGCACTCATGCAGCTGGAAAAGCTCAAAA TGCTGGACTCCAGCCCCATCCTCTCCACATTCCAAGTCATCCTACTGGAGCACATCATCATGTGTCGACTCGTCACTGGTCACAAGGCCACGGCACTGCAGGAG ATCTCTCAGGTGTGTCAGCTGTGCGCTCAGTCCCCAAGGTTATTCACCAACCACGCATCCCAGCTACACACCATGCTA GGTTTGTACTGCATCTCCGTGAACTGCATGGATAACGCAGAGGCGCAGTTCACTGCTGCCCTGCGGGTGAGTGAC CTGACGACGCACCAGGAGCTGTGGGCGTTCATCGTGACCAACTTGGCCAGCGTCTACATCAGGGAAGGCAACAGGCACCAGGAG CTTTATAGCCTGTTGGAGAGGATAAACCCAGATCATAACTTCCCTGTCAG CTCTCATTGTCTGCGAGCAGCAGCCTTCTACATCCGTGgactcctctccttcttccaggGACGATACAATGAGGCCAA GCGGTTCCTGAGGGAGACTCTGAAGATGTCCAATGCTGAAGACCTGAATCGTCTGACCGCATGCTCTCTGGTCCTACTGGGCCATATCTTCTATGTGCTGGGGAACCACCGG GAGAGCAACAACATGGTTGTTCCAGCTATGCAGTTGGCCAGCAAGATCCCCGACATGTCAGTCCAGCTCTGGTCCTCAGCTCTGCTCAAGG ATCTAAACAAGGCGTGTGGGAACACGATAGATGCCCACGAGGCGGCTCAGATGCACCAGAACTTCTCCCAGCAGCTCCTGCAGGACCACATCGCTGCCTGCAGTCTCCCTGAGCACAACCTCATCAGT TGGACGGATGGACCACCTCCAGTGGGCCAGTTCCAGGCCCAGAACGGACCCACTACCAGCCTGGCCAGCCTTCTCTGA
- the LOC106600557 gene encoding MAU2 chromatid cohesion factor homolog isoform X3 has product MATSGEAPESWYLALLGFAEHFRTSSPPKIRLCVHCLQAVFQFKPPQRVEARTHLQLGSVLYHHTKNTELARSHLEKAWFISQQIPQFEDVKFEAASLLSELYCQQILVDSAKPLLRKAIQISQQTPYWHCRLLFQLAQLHTLEKDLVSACDLLGVGAEYARVVGSEYTRALFLLSKGMLLLMERKLGEVHPLLTLCGTIVENWQGNPIQKESLRVFFLVLQVTHYLDAGQVKSVKPCLKQLQQCIQTISTLHDDEILPSNPADLFHWLPKEHMCVLVYLVTVMHSMQAGYLEKAQKYTDKALMQLEKLKMLDSSPILSTFQVILLEHIIMCRLVTGHKATALQEISQVCQLCAQSPRLFTNHASQLHTMLGLYCISVNCMDNAEAQFTAALRLTTHQELWAFIVTNLASVYIREGNRHQELYSLLERINPDHNFPVSSHCLRAAAFYIRGLLSFFQGRYNEAKRFLRETLKMSNAEDLNRLTACSLVLLGHIFYVLGNHRESNNMVVPAMQLASKIPDMSVQLWSSALLKDLNKACGNTIDAHEAAQMHQNFSQQLLQDHIAACSLPEHNLISWTDGPPPVGQFQAQNGPTTSLASLL; this is encoded by the exons ATGGCGACAAGCGGAGAAGCCCCGGAGTCTTGGTATCTGGCGCTGCTCGGATTTGCGGAACATTTTCGCACCTCAAGTCCCCCCAAGATCCGTCTCTGCGTCCACTGTCTGCAGGCGGTGTTTCAGTTTAAACCGCCGCAGAGGGTCGAAGCCCGAACTCATCTCCAGCTAGGCTCGGTACTCTACCACCACACCAAGAACACCGAACTCGCCCGGAGCCACTTGGAGAAAGCG TGGTTCATATCACAACAA ATCCCTCAGTTTGAAGATGTCAAATTTGAGGCTGCAAGTCTTCTGTCAGAGCTCTATTGCCAACAG ATTCTGGTTGACTCTGCAAAGCCCTTGCTGCGGAAGGCCATCCAGATCTCCCAACAGACTCCCTACTGGCACTGCAGATTACTCTTCCAACTGGCG CAACTGCACACGCTGGAGAAGGATCTAGTGTCAGCCTGTGACCTCCTGGGGGTCGGGGCAGAGTATGCCCGGGTAGTGGGCTCCGAATACACCAG AGCCCTCTTTCTTTTGAGTAAAGGAATG CTGCTGCTGATGGAGAGGAAGCTTGGGGAGGTGCACCCCCTGCTGACTCTGTGTGGGACCATCGTGGAGAACTGGCAGGGAAACCCCATCCAGAAGGAGTCCCTCAGGGTGTTCTTCCTGGTGCTGCAGGTCACACACTACCTGGATGCTGGACAG GTGAAGAGTGTGAAGCCATGTCTGAAGCAGCTGCAGCAGTGCATCCAGACCATCTCTACGCTCCACGACGATGAGATCCTACCCAGTAACCCTGCCGACCTGTTCCACTGGCTGCCCAAGGAGCACATGTGTGTCCTCGTCTACCTG GTGACGGTCATGCACTCCATGCAAGCAGGCTACCTGGAGAAGGCCCAGAAATACACAGACAAAGCACTCATGCAGCTGGAAAAGCTCAAAA TGCTGGACTCCAGCCCCATCCTCTCCACATTCCAAGTCATCCTACTGGAGCACATCATCATGTGTCGACTCGTCACTGGTCACAAGGCCACGGCACTGCAGGAG ATCTCTCAGGTGTGTCAGCTGTGCGCTCAGTCCCCAAGGTTATTCACCAACCACGCATCCCAGCTACACACCATGCTA GGTTTGTACTGCATCTCCGTGAACTGCATGGATAACGCAGAGGCGCAGTTCACTGCTGCCCTGCGG CTGACGACGCACCAGGAGCTGTGGGCGTTCATCGTGACCAACTTGGCCAGCGTCTACATCAGGGAAGGCAACAGGCACCAGGAG CTTTATAGCCTGTTGGAGAGGATAAACCCAGATCATAACTTCCCTGTCAG CTCTCATTGTCTGCGAGCAGCAGCCTTCTACATCCGTGgactcctctccttcttccaggGACGATACAATGAGGCCAA GCGGTTCCTGAGGGAGACTCTGAAGATGTCCAATGCTGAAGACCTGAATCGTCTGACCGCATGCTCTCTGGTCCTACTGGGCCATATCTTCTATGTGCTGGGGAACCACCGG GAGAGCAACAACATGGTTGTTCCAGCTATGCAGTTGGCCAGCAAGATCCCCGACATGTCAGTCCAGCTCTGGTCCTCAGCTCTGCTCAAGG ATCTAAACAAGGCGTGTGGGAACACGATAGATGCCCACGAGGCGGCTCAGATGCACCAGAACTTCTCCCAGCAGCTCCTGCAGGACCACATCGCTGCCTGCAGTCTCCCTGAGCACAACCTCATCAGT TGGACGGATGGACCACCTCCAGTGGGCCAGTTCCAGGCCCAGAACGGACCCACTACCAGCCTGGCCAGCCTTCTCTGA